The genomic stretch CCTGTCGCCTGCCTATTTCTCGAAAGTTTTTAAAGATGAAATCAAGGTGAGTTTCAACAATTATCTGAACAGGTACAGAATTGATAAAGCCCGGGATGTTCTCCGCAACACCAGTATCCCCCTTGTAGATGTGGCTGCCATGGTCGGCTATGAGGACCAGTCCTATTTTTCCAAGGTTTTCAAGAAGATTGCCGGTGTAACCCCCGGACGTTACCGGGAGTCCCGGGGGCGGGCAACTGGAGAAACCCAGGAGATTTATTAGAGATATTGTAAGGTATAATTTTTACATTCCTGGTAAAAATACCGGAAAGCGTCGAAAGATAGTTCAAAAAGAATCCATTTTTTTCAATACGGGAGTATGATAAGCATCGGATAATAGCGTACACGTACGAAAGGAGAAAGGGTATGGCTGACTGGAATGAATTCTCGGAAATGTTGCAGAAAGGAAAGGCCAAAGAGGTTGCCGATCTTTGTCAGAAAGCGCTGGATGAGGGGTCCAGTGCCAAAGAGATCCTGAATGAGGGCCTGATGCTTGGCATGGGCATTGTCGGCGAACGGTTTAAAAAGAATGAGGTTTACGTACCGGAGGTTCTGATTGCCGCCCGGGCTATGAACGCGGGTATCGATGTCCTTAAACCTCATATGACTGCCGGTCCCGGAGACAAACGGGGAAAGGTTATCCTGGGTACCGTAAAGGGAGACCTGCACGATATTGGGAAGAACCTTGTAAAGATAATGATGGAAGGAAAAGGCCTGGAAGTTGTCGATTTGGGAGCTGATGTTCCAACGGAAAAGTTTGTTACTGCTGCCAAGGAAGAAGGTGCCCGGATAATTGCATGTTCCGCCCTGCTTACCACAACCATGACCGAGATGGAGAACGTGGTAAAGGCCGTAAAAGAGGCCGGTATGCGGGACTCCGTCATAATAATGGTTGGGGGAGCACCGGTAACCCAGAACTTCTGTGAGTCAATCGGAGCTGACATCTACTCTGCAGATGCCACTTCCGCAGCCGAGGCGGCCATTGCCGCCTGCGCAAGTTAAAGCTGAATCTTACAAACCATCGAGCCCGGTCCCAGGATCGGGTTTTTTATCGTTTAAATTCTGAGCCGGAAGGTAAAAATTCCAAGGATCGGAAAAAACTACAAGAACAGCCGATATTCCTCCGGTAAGATAGTAACTATACCGAAGCCATCGTGCAACGGTAGTATGTGGAGGAAGAATGACAGGAAAAGAACGCATCTTCGCGGTCATGAAAAATACCTACCCGGACACCGTTCCCTGGGTCCCCTTTGCAGGAGTCCATGCCGGTAAACTGAAAGGCTATACGGCAAAAGAGGTTTCCATAGAGGGCGATAAGCTGCTTGAATCCCTGATAGAGGTCAACAGGATCTACAAGCCCGACGGGCAGCCGGTAATGTTCGATCTGCAGATAGAAGCTGAGATTCTGGGCTGTGAACTGGTCTGGTCGGAAGATTCACCGCCTACGGTTAAAACCCATCCCCTTGCAGATACGGATGAGATTCCCGATACTATTCCCTCTCCTGCAGACGGCCGTCTGGCTCTGGAAATTGAAACCATGAAGAGAATGAAGCAGCAGGTCGGCGAAAGTACTGCTCTGTACGGGCTTCTCTGCGGTCCCTTTACCCTGGCATCCCACCTGCGGGGCACCAATATCTTTATGGATATGATCATGAACCCCGATTATGTGCAGAAGCTGATGGAGTACACCAACAATGTCGCAAAGACTTTGGCAGGTTACTTTATTGAGGCGGGCATGGATGTGATCGCCGCGGTGGATCCCCTTATCTCCCAGATCTCCCCGGACCATTTTGCCGAATTCATGGAAAAGCCTTTTACCGGGCTTTTTGATTTCATCCGCTCCAAAGGTGTTTTTTCCTCGTTTTTTGTCTGCGGCAATGCCACAAACAATATCGAACCCATGTGTCGTACCAACCCGGACAACATCTCGGTAGACGAGAATGTAAACCTGGCAGCGGCCAAGGAGATTACCGACAGGTACAATGTCGTACTGGCGGGAAACATCCCCCTTACTTCGGTAATGCTATTTGGAAACCAGCAGGATAATATGAAGACGGTCATCGACCTGATGGATTCTGTCTCCCACGATAATCTGATTATCTCCCCCGGCTGCGATATGCCCTACGCCACGCCCATAGAAAACACCATTGCCGCCGAGCAGGCAGTCCACAATACTGACGCTACCCGTGCCATGGTTGCCAACCATACCAAGAAAGACCTCAAATTTGAGGGAGAACTGCCGGACTATCCGAATCTGGAAAAGCCTCTGGTTGAGGTCTTTACCCTGGACTCCGCTACCTGTGCGGCATGTACCTATATGATGGCATCCGCTCTGGATGCCAAGGAGCATTACGG from Marispirochaeta sp. encodes the following:
- a CDS encoding corrinoid protein — encoded protein: MADWNEFSEMLQKGKAKEVADLCQKALDEGSSAKEILNEGLMLGMGIVGERFKKNEVYVPEVLIAARAMNAGIDVLKPHMTAGPGDKRGKVILGTVKGDLHDIGKNLVKIMMEGKGLEVVDLGADVPTEKFVTAAKEEGARIIACSALLTTTMTEMENVVKAVKEAGMRDSVIIMVGGAPVTQNFCESIGADIYSADATSAAEAAIAACAS
- a CDS encoding uroporphyrinogen decarboxylase family protein, with the protein product MTGKERIFAVMKNTYPDTVPWVPFAGVHAGKLKGYTAKEVSIEGDKLLESLIEVNRIYKPDGQPVMFDLQIEAEILGCELVWSEDSPPTVKTHPLADTDEIPDTIPSPADGRLALEIETMKRMKQQVGESTALYGLLCGPFTLASHLRGTNIFMDMIMNPDYVQKLMEYTNNVAKTLAGYFIEAGMDVIAAVDPLISQISPDHFAEFMEKPFTGLFDFIRSKGVFSSFFVCGNATNNIEPMCRTNPDNISVDENVNLAAAKEITDRYNVVLAGNIPLTSVMLFGNQQDNMKTVIDLMDSVSHDNLIISPGCDMPYATPIENTIAAEQAVHNTDATRAMVANHTKKDLKFEGELPDYPNLEKPLVEVFTLDSATCAACTYMMASALDAKEHYGDKIDVVEYKYTIPENIARCGAMGVKQLPSIYINGELKYSSIIPSRDELFKEIEALL